One genomic window of Quercus lobata isolate SW786 chromosome 9, ValleyOak3.0 Primary Assembly, whole genome shotgun sequence includes the following:
- the LOC115962208 gene encoding oxalate--CoA ligase, with protein MENQTLTGLLTRIAGEFPSRRAISVSGKFDLTYARLHELVETAASRLVSAGVHVGDVVALVFPNTVEFVILFLAVIRARATAAPLNQAYTSEEFEFYLGDSESKLLLTSKEGNASAQAAASKLKIPHTTATLSEANAELTLSPTQSESNPNSVTKLTNEPTDVSLFLHTSGTTSRPKGVPLTQLNLAASVQNIKSVYKLTESDSTVIVLPLFHVHGLLAGLLSSLGAGAAVALPAAGRFSASTFWSDMLKYNATWYTAVPTIHQIILDRHLGNPEPVYPKLRFIRSCSASLAPAIMARLEEAFEAPVLEAYAMTEAAHLMASNQLPEDGPHKPGSVGKPVGQEMVILDENGVVQEPQINGEVCIRGPNVTKGYKNNPEANKAAYQFGWFHTGDLGYFDSDGYLHLVGRIKELINRGGEKISPIEVDAVLLSHPEIAQAVAFGVPDDKYGEEINCAIIPREGSDIDEAEVLRFCKKNLAAFKVPKKVFLTDSLPKTATGKIQRRFVAEHFLAQISTAKVPKFGA; from the exons ATGGAGAATCAAACGCTCACCGGATTGCTGACACGTATCGCCGGAGAATTCCCATCAAGGCGAGCCATCTCAGTCTCCGGCAAATTCGACTTGACGTACGCTCGGCTTCATGAACTCGTTGAAACTGCCGCCTCTCGCCTTGTCTCCGCTGGTGTTCACGTCGGCGATGTCGTGGCCCTTGTCTTCCCAAACACCGTCgag ttTGTTATACTGTTTTTGGCTGTAATTCGAGCCAGAGCCACGGCTGCACCACTCAACCAAGCCTACACATCAGAAGAGTTTGAGTTCTACTTAGGGGACTCGGAGTCCAAGCTCTTATTAACCTCAAAAGAAGGAAATGCCTCAGCTCAAGCCGCGGCTTCAAAGCTCAAAATCCCACACACCACAGCCACACTCTCTGAAGCCAACGCGGAGCTGACTCTATCACCAACTCAGTCCGAATCAAACCCCAACTCGGTCACCAAACTCACCAATGAGCCCACTGACGTGTCACTCTTCCTCCACACCTCAGGCACCACGAGCCGACCAAAGGGTGTCCCTTTAACTCAGCTCAACTTAGCTGCCTCGGTGCAAAACATCAAATCGGTGTACAAACTCACTGAGTCAGACTCAACAGTGATAGTCCTCCCACTGTTTCATGTTCACGGGTTATTAGCCGGGTTACTGAGTTCACTCGGAGCTGGAGCCGCTGTAGCTCTCCCAGCTGCTGGTAGATTCTCAGCTTCAACATTTTGGTCAGACATGCTCAAATATAATGCCACGTGGTACACTGCAGTTCCTACAATCCACCAAATTATATTGGATCGCCACTTGGGTAACCCGGAACCCGTTTACCCGAAGCTCCGATTCATTCGAAGCTGTAGCGCGTCGCTTGCACCTGCCATTATGGCCCGGCTCGAGGAGGCGTTCGAGGCCCCGGTATTGGAGGCCTATGCAATGACTGAGGCGGCCCATCTCATGGCATCGAACCAATTACCCGAAGATGGCCCGCATAAACCCGGGTCGGTAGGGAAACCCGTGGGTCAAGAAATGGTGATATTGGATGAGAATGGTGTGGTTCAAGAGCCTCAAATTAATGGGGAGGTGTGTATTAGGGGACCAAATGTGACAAAGGGTTATAAAAATAATCCTGAGGCTAATAAGGCTGCTTATCAATTTGGGTGGTTTCATACGGGTGATCTCGGGTATTTTGATTCGGATGGGTATTTGCACCTAGTTGGTCGGATCAAGGAGCTCATCAATCGTGGAG GGGAGAAAATTTCACCAATTGAGGTGGATGCAGTCCTTTTGTCCCATCCTGAGATTGCTCAAGCAGTTGCTTTCGGAGTCCCTGATGACAAATACGGTGAAGAG ATTAATTGTGCAATCATTCCAAGAGAAGGATCAGACATTGACGAGGCAGAGGTACTGAGGTTTTGCAAGAAAAATCTTGCAGCCTTCAAAGTCCCCAAAAAGGTTTTTCTAACCGATTCTCTACCAAAAACTGCTACTGGGAAAATCCAACGACGTTTTGTAGCAGAGCACTTCCTTGCTCAAATCTCAACTGCTAAAGTCCCCAAGTTTGGAGCCTAG
- the LOC115962209 gene encoding tubulin beta-1 chain — protein MREILHIQGGQCGNQIGAKFWEVVCAEHGIDSTGRYQGDNELQLERVNVYYNEASCGRFVPRAVLMDLEPGTMDSVRSGPYGQIFRPDNFVFGQSGAGNNWAKGHYTEGAELIDSVLDVVRKEAENCDCLQGFQVCHSLGGGTGSGMGTLLISKIREEYPDRMMLTFSVFPSPKVSDTVVEPYNATLSVHQLVENADECMVLDNEALYDICFRTLKLTTPSFGDLNHLISATMSGVTCCLRFPGQLNSDLRKLAVNLIPFPRLHFFMVGFAPLTSRGSQQYRALTVPELTQQMWDSKNMMCAADPRHGRYLTASAMFRGKMSTKEVDEQMINVQNKNSSYFVEWIPNNVKSTVCDIPPTGLKMASTFIGNSTSIQEMFRRVSEQFTAMFRRKAFLHWYTGEGMDEMEFTEAESNMNDLVSEYQQYQDATADEDGYDYEDEEEVQEEEEA, from the exons atgagagaaatccTTCACATTCAAGGAGGCCAATGCGGTAACCAAATCGGAGCAAAGTTCTGGGAAGTGGTCTGCGCCGAACACGGCATCGACTCCACCGGCCGGTACCAAGGCGACAACGAGCTCCAGCTCGAGCGCGTCAATGTCTACTACAACGAAGCGAGCTGCGGCCGCTTCGTCCCGCGCGCGGTCCTCATGGATCTCGAGCCCGGAACCATGGACAGCGTCAGATCCGGCCCGTACGGCCAGATCTTCCGACCCGATAACTTCGTGTTCGGCCAGTCCGGCGCCGGGAACAACTGGGCCAAGGGCCACTACACTGAGGGCGCCGAGCTCATCGACTCGGTGCTCGACGTGGTCCGGAAGGAGGCGGAGAACTGTGACTGCTTGCAAGGGTTTCAGGTCTGCCATTCGCTCGGCGGTGGAACCGGGTCGGGTATGGGTACGCTCCTGATTTCGAAGATCCGAGAGGAGTACCCGGATCGGATGATGCTGACGTTCTCGGTGTTTCCGTCCCCGAAGGTTTCAGACACGGTGGTGGAGCCGTACAATGCGACGCTCTCGGTTCATCAGCTTGTGGAGAATGCGGATGAGTGTATGGTTTTGGATAATGAAGCGCTTTACGATATTTGCTTCCGTACACTCAAGCTCACTACTCCTAGCT TTGGAGACTTGAATCACTTGATTTCTGCAACTATGAGTGGGGTTACTTGCTGTTTGCGATTCCCTGGTCAACTCAACTCAGATCTCCGCAAGCTTGCAGTTAATCTAATCCCATTCCCTCGTTTGCACTTTTTCATGGTTGGGTTTGCTCCACTTACTTCCCGTGGTTCCCAGCAGTACCGTGCCCTTACTGTTCCTGAGCTCACTCAACAGATGTGGGATTCCAAGAACATGATGTGTGCTGCTGATCCTCGCCATGGCCGATATCTAACTGCCTCTGCCATGTTCCGTGGCAAGATGAGCACTAAGGAAGTCGATGAGCAGATGATTAATGTGCAGAACAAGAACTCATCCTACTTCGTTGAGTGGATCCCCAACAATGTGAAGTCCACTGTTTGTGATATCCCTCCTACTGGGTTGAAAATGGCTTCAACATTCATTGGCAATTCAACATCAATTCAGGAGATGTTCAGGAGAGTCAGTGAACAGTTTACAGCTATGTTCCGCAGAAAGGCTTTCTTGCATTGGTACACAGGAGAAGGTATGGATGAAATGGAGTTTACAGAGGCAGAGAGCAACATGAATGATCTTGTTTCTGAGTATCAGCAATACCAAGATGCTACAGCCGATGAGGATGGTTATGAttatgaagatgaggaagaagtCCAGGAAGAGGAAGAGGCCTAA